Proteins from a genomic interval of Oceanispirochaeta crateris:
- a CDS encoding class II fructose-bisphosphate aldolase, whose translation MTSYKDLGLANTREMFKKAVDGGYAVPAYNFNNLEQLQAIIQACVETKSPVILQVSSGARKYANATLLRNMARGAVEYAKELGYEIPIALHLDHGDTFELCKDCIDNGFSSVMIDGSHHSYEENVALTKKVVEYAHQFDVTVEGELGVLAGVEDDVVAEKSTYTKPSEVEDFVKKTNVDSLAISIGTSHGANKFTPSQCERNAEGVLVPPPLRFDILKEIEKRIPGFPIVLHGSSSVPQAEVDTINKFGGKLDDAVGIPESQLREAAASAVCKINIDSDGRLVMTAAIRKVLAEKPGEFDPRKYIGPARDALVVMYKGKNENVLGSAGKA comes from the coding sequence ATGACAAGCTATAAAGATCTTGGATTAGCAAATACAAGAGAGATGTTTAAAAAAGCTGTAGACGGTGGATATGCCGTTCCTGCTTACAATTTCAACAATCTGGAACAGCTTCAGGCTATTATCCAGGCATGTGTAGAGACAAAATCACCTGTTATTCTGCAGGTTTCTTCCGGTGCACGGAAGTATGCCAATGCTACTCTTCTGCGAAACATGGCAAGAGGAGCAGTTGAATATGCAAAAGAACTGGGATATGAAATACCTATCGCCCTTCACTTGGACCATGGTGATACCTTTGAATTGTGTAAAGACTGTATAGACAATGGATTTTCTTCAGTTATGATCGATGGATCACATCACTCATACGAAGAAAATGTTGCACTCACAAAAAAAGTAGTAGAGTATGCACATCAGTTTGATGTAACAGTGGAAGGAGAACTGGGAGTTCTTGCCGGTGTAGAAGATGATGTTGTTGCAGAAAAATCTACCTATACCAAACCAAGCGAAGTTGAAGACTTCGTCAAAAAAACCAATGTTGACTCACTGGCTATTTCTATCGGAACCTCACACGGTGCCAACAAGTTTACACCTTCCCAGTGTGAAAGAAATGCAGAAGGCGTACTTGTACCCCCTCCCCTCCGGTTTGACATCCTCAAAGAAATTGAAAAAAGAATCCCTGGATTCCCCATTGTTCTTCATGGATCTTCCTCTGTCCCACAGGCGGAAGTTGATACAATCAACAAATTTGGTGGAAAACTGGATGATGCCGTTGGTATCCCTGAATCTCAGCTGAGAGAAGCTGCTGCTTCCGCTGTTTGTAAAATCAACATAGACTCTGATGGACGACTGGTTATGACAGCGGCTATTAGAAAAGTATTAGCCGAAAAACCTGGCGAATTTGACCCTAGAAAGTATATTGGTCCTGCCAGAGATGCACTTGTTGTTATGTACAAGGGTAAAAATGAAAATGTTCTGGGATCTGCCGGAAAGGCGTAA
- a CDS encoding TatD family hydrolase: MVDNFKMGMSDSHFHIMEMKRREMDIELLFRTLKDAGAGILLDAGVQLDDFSERIFWADHYEQLYFAAGIHPNIPKNSWPDNFIEILKEQINHPLVKAIGETGLDLFREYSPLPDQKALLNTHYEISQETEKPLIFHIRNAEDEMIHWILERDFKTPAVLHCFPGNKRLAEVALEKGFYISYAGNVTFKNASDIRDSLKIVPLDRILVETDAPYLAPHPKRGRDNHPGLIAYTYECIALEKNIDVDDLIPRVDKNLKAFLKLS; the protein is encoded by the coding sequence ATGGTAGATAATTTTAAAATGGGAATGAGTGACAGTCATTTTCACATTATGGAAATGAAGCGGAGAGAGATGGACATAGAACTTCTATTTCGAACGCTTAAGGATGCAGGTGCTGGAATACTCCTGGATGCCGGGGTACAGCTAGATGACTTCTCAGAACGTATATTCTGGGCTGATCATTATGAACAACTCTATTTTGCTGCCGGTATCCACCCCAATATCCCGAAAAACAGCTGGCCTGATAATTTTATAGAGATTCTGAAGGAGCAGATCAATCATCCTCTTGTGAAAGCCATAGGCGAAACAGGATTGGATCTCTTTAGAGAATATTCTCCTCTCCCTGATCAAAAGGCTTTACTCAATACTCACTATGAAATTTCCCAAGAAACTGAAAAACCTCTGATTTTTCACATTCGAAATGCAGAAGATGAGATGATCCATTGGATTCTTGAAAGAGATTTTAAAACACCTGCGGTACTTCATTGCTTTCCAGGAAACAAAAGGCTGGCAGAGGTCGCACTCGAAAAAGGATTTTATATATCCTATGCAGGGAATGTCACTTTTAAAAATGCTTCTGATATTAGAGACTCTCTCAAGATAGTTCCATTGGATAGAATTCTAGTAGAAACAGATGCACCCTACCTCGCTCCTCATCCCAAAAGAGGACGGGACAACCACCCCGGTCTGATTGCTTATACATACGAATGCATTGCACTTGAAAAGAATATAGATGTGGATGATTTGATCCCTAGGGTAGATAAGAATCTTAAGGCTTTTTTAAAATTGTCCTAA